DNA from Chryseomicrobium sp. FSL W7-1435:
CTGAACCAGAGGATGAGCTATTCTCCGTACCGCAAGCCGTGAGGACCAGGGCAAATACCAAAAGTAGTGTGATTAGCAATGTGAATGATTTTTTCATCGGATTCTCCTTATTGTGTTTAGTCATTGGTTAAATATGAAATTCTATGGCCGATTCCTGTCGGCTGAAATGGAATTCATCCAAAATTTGTTTGCGGTATGCATAAAAATCCGGATGACTTCGATCGCGAGGTTTCGACAATTCAACATGGATTTCATGGTGAATACGACCTGGATTGGAATGCATAATAAAGATGCGATCCGCTAGATAGATAGCTTCATCAATGTCGTGAGTTACCAACACGATAGTAGTTTCTTCCTTGGCTTGTATGTTGAGTAGTTGATCTTGCAGATGGTATCGATTAAATGTATCCAATGCAGCAAATGGTTCGTCCATCAAGATCAGTTCGGGCTGTGGTGCGAGTGCCCTCGCTATCGCGATACGTTGTTTCATACCGCCTGACACTTCATGGGGAAACATTTGACTCTTGCCTGAAAGACCTACCAGGTCGAGATAATGGCGTGCTCTTTCTGATCGTTCTTTTGCTGATAGAGAAGAACTTTCGAGACCGAATTCCACATTTTTTAACGCGGATTTCCACGGAAGCAA
Protein-coding regions in this window:
- a CDS encoding ABC transporter ATP-binding protein, which gives rise to MGDAPFLSVEEISKAFHSDQVLNQVLDSISFTIQRGETIALLGESGCGKSTILNIIGGFEKPDQGFVKLQNEPITKPSRKAIMLFQHYGLLPWKSALKNVEFGLESSSLSAKERSERARHYLDLVGLSGKSQMFPHEVSGGMKQRIAIARALAPQPELILMDEPFAALDTFNRYHLQDQLLNIQAKEETTIVLVTHDIDEAIYLADRIFIMHSNPGRIHHEIHVELSKPRDRSHPDFYAYRKQILDEFHFSRQESAIEFHI